The proteins below are encoded in one region of Metabacillus dongyingensis:
- the dapA gene encoding 4-hydroxy-tetrahydrodipicolinate synthase: protein MIDFGKISTAMVTPFDKNGNIDFAKTSQLVNFLIKNGSDSLVVAGTTGESPTLTSEEKIALFKHVVSEVNGRVPVIAGTGSNNTKASINLTKKAEAAGVDAVMLVAPYYNKPNQEGLYLHFKTIAEATELPVMIYNVPGRTAVSISPDTIVRLAELPNVVAVKEASGDLDAMSEIISKTPEDFALYSGDDGLTLPVLSIGGAGIVSVASHVIGNEMQEMITAFNAGENVRAGAIHRQLLPIMKQLFKAPNPVPVKTALQLKGLDVGPVRLPLISLTETERNELTNVITSI, encoded by the coding sequence ATGATTGACTTTGGTAAGATATCTACAGCTATGGTAACCCCATTTGATAAAAATGGAAACATTGATTTTGCTAAAACTTCACAGCTTGTAAATTTTTTAATTAAGAATGGGTCTGACTCATTAGTTGTGGCAGGAACAACTGGGGAATCTCCTACACTCACATCAGAAGAAAAGATTGCATTATTCAAGCATGTTGTCTCTGAAGTGAACGGCAGAGTGCCTGTTATTGCCGGTACGGGAAGCAACAATACAAAAGCATCAATCAACCTTACAAAAAAGGCAGAAGCTGCAGGAGTTGACGCAGTTATGCTTGTAGCACCTTACTACAATAAGCCGAATCAAGAAGGGCTATACCTGCATTTTAAAACCATTGCAGAGGCAACTGAGCTTCCTGTAATGATTTACAATGTCCCGGGACGCACAGCAGTAAGTATTTCTCCTGATACCATTGTCCGCCTTGCAGAGCTTCCAAATGTGGTCGCTGTGAAAGAAGCGAGCGGTGATTTGGATGCAATGTCTGAAATTATCTCAAAAACTCCAGAGGACTTTGCATTATATTCTGGAGATGACGGCTTAACACTTCCTGTTCTTTCAATCGGGGGTGCGGGGATTGTTTCTGTAGCATCACATGTAATCGGCAATGAAATGCAGGAAATGATCACAGCTTTTAACGCGGGTGAAAATGTAAGAGCAGGCGCCATTCATCGTCAGCTGCTCCCCATTATGAAGCAGCTATTTAAAGCCCCTAATCCGGTACCGGTTAAAACTGCTCTTCAGCTTAAAGGCCTGGACGTCGGACCTGTAAGATTGCCGCTCATCTCATTAACTGAAACGGAAAGAAATGAACTGACGAATGTTATCACTTCCATCTAA
- the dapG gene encoding aspartate kinase, whose protein sequence is MKIIVQKFGGTSVKDDHGRKMALKHIRDALKEQYKVVVVVSAMGRNGDPYATDSFLNLLYGGTASISKREQDMLLSCGETISSVVFTSMLKSEGISASSLSGAQAGFLTNEDYTNAKILDMRCERLRRELDHNDVVVVAGFQGATKSGDITTIGRGGSDTSAAALGAALEAEFIDIFTDVEGVMTADPRIVENAKPLTTVTYTEICNLAYQGAKVIHPRAVEIAMQAKVPIRIRSTYSEGLGTLVTSHHSENLGSDINDRLITGIANVSNVTQIHVSAKEGQYEVQTEVFKSMARAGISVDFFNITPRSVIYTVAEEVTDDAIKILRGMDYEPSVKRHCAKVSTVGAGIAGVPGVTAKIVTALSEQGIQILQSADSHTTIWVLVKEEDMINAVNALHDAFDLSN, encoded by the coding sequence ATGAAAATAATCGTTCAAAAGTTCGGCGGAACATCTGTTAAAGATGATCACGGCCGGAAAATGGCTTTAAAACATATAAGAGATGCATTAAAAGAGCAGTATAAAGTGGTAGTAGTCGTCTCAGCAATGGGCAGAAACGGAGACCCGTACGCGACAGATTCCTTTTTAAATCTTCTATACGGCGGAACAGCTTCGATTTCAAAGCGGGAACAGGATATGCTGTTATCCTGCGGAGAAACCATCTCTTCCGTAGTTTTCACAAGCATGCTGAAGTCAGAAGGAATTTCAGCATCTTCACTGAGCGGAGCGCAGGCAGGATTTTTAACAAATGAAGATTATACAAATGCAAAAATCCTTGATATGAGGTGCGAACGTCTTAGAAGGGAACTTGATCACAATGACGTGGTTGTAGTAGCAGGCTTCCAGGGAGCTACAAAGAGCGGAGATATAACAACCATCGGCAGGGGCGGAAGCGATACCTCCGCAGCAGCGCTGGGAGCGGCACTTGAAGCAGAATTTATTGATATTTTCACAGATGTAGAAGGTGTCATGACCGCAGATCCAAGAATTGTTGAAAATGCAAAGCCTCTTACAACAGTAACGTATACTGAGATTTGCAACTTGGCTTATCAGGGTGCAAAAGTTATTCACCCCAGAGCTGTTGAAATTGCGATGCAGGCAAAAGTTCCAATCAGAATCCGCTCCACCTATTCCGAAGGCCTTGGTACACTTGTTACATCCCATCATTCGGAAAATTTGGGCAGTGATATTAATGACAGACTGATCACCGGAATCGCCAATGTGTCGAATGTCACACAGATCCATGTATCTGCCAAAGAAGGTCAATACGAGGTGCAGACTGAGGTATTTAAATCAATGGCGCGTGCAGGAATCAGCGTGGATTTCTTCAATATTACGCCAAGATCTGTCATTTATACAGTTGCTGAAGAAGTAACGGACGATGCCATAAAAATATTAAGAGGCATGGATTATGAACCATCCGTCAAAAGACATTGTGCAAAAGTTTCTACAGTTGGAGCGGGAATAGCAGGAGTGCCCGGTGTAACTGCAAAAATTGTAACGGCATTGTCTGAACAGGGAATACAAATTCTTCAATCCGCAGATAGTCATACGACAATTTGGGTATTGGTAAAAGAAGAGGATATGATCAATGCAGTAAACGCTCTTCATGATGCGTTCGATCTCTCGAACTAG